TAACGCACCAGCCCGTGGAAACCACGCCCCTGTGCAAACCCGATTACAATGATGAGCGGTTTTTACAGCGCTTCGAGCTTTTTATAAACGGAACAGAGTTTGCCAATGCCTACAGCGAGTCCAATGATCCGGTTTTCCAGAGAAAGACATTGTACGAACAGTCCCTGCGAAGAGAGGTTGATGAAGAGGCCCCGCCCATGGATGAAAATTTTGTTCAGGCTATCGAGGTGGGGATGCCGCCCACGGGTGGCCTGGGAATCGGCATTGACCGGCTTGTCATGCTGCTTACCGGTGAAACGTCGATACGGGACGTACTCCTTTTCCCCACCATGAAGCCGGAACAGGAATGATGCCGGTCACTTCGGGAATCGCTTGTTCCGATAGACGATCCTGCCGCCCGATATGGTCATGAGAATTTCGATATCCTTGATCTTTTCCGGCTTCACTGCCGTGAGATCATCGGAGAGGATTACCAGATCGGCCACCTTGCCGGCAGTTATGGAACCCTTTTTATTTTCCATGAATTCGGCATAGGCTGATCCCATGGTATAGCAGTAGAGGGCTTCATACGGAGAGAAACGTTCCCCGGCATTGAGAGGGCCGTGTTTCCCATCCTTGCTTTTTCTTGTAACCGCATAATAGATGCCCAGAAGGGGGGTAAAATCCACTTCCGCGGGAGCGTCGGAACCGAAGGCGAGAGGCACCCCCTTTTTAAAAAGGGAGTGGAAGGGATATGCCCTCTGTGCCCGCTTATATCCCAGGAGCTTATTGTCCTTTACTGGATCACACATGGCAAAGGGCTGAACACATGCCACCACACCGAGTTTCCCGATCCTTTCAATATCTTCAGGAGCTACAATCTGGACGTGTTCCATGCGGAAGCGCAATTCTTTTGTCCAGGGATACAGGGACTGTGCTTTTTCCACGGCATTGAGAAACTGGCGTACCGCAGCATCGCCGATGGCATGGAAGGTCAGCTGTTTTTTATCCCGGGCGGCCTTCAGGACTATCTCGTTCATTTCAGCATCGCTGTAACGGGGACTGCCGAAGTTGCCCGGTTCATCGGCATAGGCCTTGTCAAGGAGCCATGCCGTGCGAGTGGAAAAGGCGCCATCGGCAAAATATTTTAAAAGACCCGGCCGTATCCATTCATCATCATAGGATACGGCTTTCATGAGTACCTGCGCCATGGACGGTTCGCCTATGGGCCAGCAGGTGAAGCGGCAGGTGAGGCTGCCGTCGTTCCGGTATTCCGCTAAAAGACGCCCCGTAAGGGGCTCCCAGGTATTGTCCTGGACGGAGGTGATCCCCGCCTCGCGGTATTTCTCCAGCATGACATCGATAACCCGGCGGTGGTTTTTGCCGATAAGAAGGTTAGATGTATACTGGGAATATCCCGAGGTTCCCATGGCCGTGTCCCTGAGGATGCCCGTGGGTTTGCCTTTTTCATCCCTGACGATCTGCCCTCCTTTCGGATCAGGCGTATTCCCGTTGATATCCATTTCTTCGAGTTGCCGTGAATTCACCCATGCGGCATGGGCCGAGAATTGTATCAGCATGACGGGGTTATGCGGCGCTGCTTTGTCCAGCATGGATTTATGGGGCTTCGGGCAGGTCGTATAGTCCCAGGAATTTCCCGTTATCAGCTCGCCGGGTTTTTTCCGTGAGGCCTCGAGTTTTATTATATCCCCTATCTCCTCACAGCTTTTGCCCCAGAGAACCGGCGATTCATAGAAGATTCCGGCGGCAAAGGTATGGGTGTGATTATCGTTAAACCCCGGGATGAGGGTTCGTCCCTTGAGGTCGATCCGGTCTGCGTTTGCTGATACGCGGGTTTCCGCCTCCTTCAGTGATCCGGCGAAAAGAATTTTCCCTTTTAAAAGAATAACGGCCTCTGCGGAGGGATTGTTTTTGTCGACCGTTAGTATCTTCCCGTTGAAGAGGAGTGTTTCCGGACCCGGTTCGGGCAGCGATATCGATGACGGTATAACGGCGTATACGGCGGCGGCAAGGACGAGGACGGCTATAAGAAATCCTGTTCTTTTCTTCGTGAGTTTCATGGGAAATATTCCTTTTATCAACTATCTGTTTTTATCGATGAAGACTACTGCCTCATCGATAGAGGGGAAAACGGCATAATAGTCGAACAGAACGGGATGACGGACCATGACATCCTGAAGCAGATCTTCCGAGATAACAAGGATCATATAATTTTTGGCCTTTTTTACCAGGCCCATTGATTTCATGAGAATTCCCAGGGCAGGATCGGAGACTTCCCTGACTTTAACCACATCAAGAATGAAACCCTCGTGCTCAGGCTGGGACGGTAGTTCTTTTTCAGATATGGCGAATACCGCATCGGCTTTATCTTTATCGAGTACGGATTCGTTTACGTGAGCAATAAGTATTTTTTTATCTTTGAGATAGGTGAACGAAAGGCTTTTTTCAGTCATGGGCTGCTCCTGTCTGTAATTATATTCTTACTGTTACGCTTTCAATAGATATAGAAGCCCCGGCCTGTTTTTTCGCCAAGCCAGCCGGCCGATATATATTGGCGGAGAAGGGGACAGGGACGATATTTGGGATCACCGTATCCCCGGTACATCTCTTCAAGAACGGCCAGGATAACATCAAGTCCTATCATGTCCGCCAGGGCCAGGGGACCCATGGGCTGATGCAGCCCCTGTGTCATTACCTTGTCGATTGTCTCAGCCGGCGCCGCACCTTCATAGAGGAGCTGAATTGATTCATTGATCATGGGCATGAGCATGCGGTTTACCAGGAATCCGGGGAAGTCCCGGGCCTCCACGTGTTTTTTCCCCAGCTTTTTCACTGCCTGCCGGGTCATCTCAAAGGTTTCCCTCGTGGTGGAGAGACCGCTGATTATCTCCACCAGGTTCATAGTTCTGGCAGGGATAAGAAAATGTATGCCAATCACCGATTCCGGCCGTTTCGTCGCCGAGGCGATGGCCGTTACGGAAATTGAGGAGGTGTTGGTAGCGAGCACCGCATCGGCCTTGCATGTTGCATCGAGTTCCCTGAATACCTGCTTTTTCGTGGCCAGGTCTTCCGATACGCTTTCGATCACAATATCGGCTTTACATAGATTCTTCATATGTGGGAAGAATTTAATCCTCGTGGTGATTTCACCGACCCGTTCCTTGGGGACACGGCCCTGCTGGACATAGCGGTTAAAACGGTCCTGGATGGTGTTGAAGGCATTGCGGGACTGTGTCTGGTCAATATCATACATGAAGACCTCAAAACCCGCTTCCGCGGCGATGTGGGCGATATCCGTCCCCATGGTCCCTGTTCCGACTATGCCAAAAATTTTCATTTTATTCCTCGCCCCCCCCGTGATGTAGCGGATACTATGAAACGACAAAAATAATAAAGCAAGAAAAAAACAGGGGGATTTAACAGTAAGGGTGGAAGTTAAGTGGACAATGGTGGAAATGGCGAACTTGTTAATTTAATTTTCAGATGGATCATCTTCACGCCGTCGGTTATTTCTTCTATCCTTTTTCCGTCGTTCTTCAAAATACTCGAGGTTGGCAAAGGCGTCATTTACGCGCCGTTCGTAATTTGATTGTCTTCTTTCGGTATTGCGGCGCTCCTGGAGCGGGTTATTTTGATTCTTGTTCCTGGTGACTATGACAAAGGATAGGAAAAGAATAACCACTATAACAACAGAGGCGATCAACATATAGAAATGCTGCTCCATGTAAAGCAACCTCCACGCGGAAATAATAAACAGCCAATCTCTAAAAGAATAATAAATTTTGTACTAAATGTCAATGTCAAAAATTACACTCAATCCAAAAGCGGGTTTTAATGTATGTAATACACTGTATTGATGTATAAAAATGCGCAATACATGCAATTATAGGAATGCAAATGACTGAAAGAATTTCAAAGCGGGCTGGTTGGATAGGGTTTTCCGGTATAATTTATTCTTCTGTATAAAAATCAACAAATCTCTCGGCGATAACAAGTATTTCATCATAGGAGAAATTGGAGTTTTTGTTTTTTACTTCGTTTATGAATATGTGCACCTGGTCCATGTAGCCGGCCTCTTTTAGTTTTGCTATGGTGAGGCCGATGAGATGGGACGATTGTATGATGTCGGGCAGTTTACATTTTGGTTTTTTCATAGTTAGACTTCACGTTCTTATTAGATTTACCGTATAATCAACGGGCATTAATTGCAAGTCAAATTACACAAGACCTGTTAATTTAAGAGCCTTTTCCTGGCCTCAAAAAGATAGTCCAGGGCTGCATCCGTTTCACCCTTGAAAAGATGGCAC
The Spirochaetae bacterium HGW-Spirochaetae-1 DNA segment above includes these coding regions:
- a CDS encoding 3-hydroxybutyryl-CoA dehydrogenase (converts (S)-3-hydroxybutanoyl-CoA to 3-acetoacetyl-CoA), translated to MKIFGIVGTGTMGTDIAHIAAEAGFEVFMYDIDQTQSRNAFNTIQDRFNRYVQQGRVPKERVGEITTRIKFFPHMKNLCKADIVIESVSEDLATKKQVFRELDATCKADAVLATNTSSISVTAIASATKRPESVIGIHFLIPARTMNLVEIISGLSTTRETFEMTRQAVKKLGKKHVEARDFPGFLVNRMLMPMINESIQLLYEGAAPAETIDKVMTQGLHQPMGPLALADMIGLDVILAVLEEMYRGYGDPKYRPCPLLRQYISAGWLGEKTGRGFYIY